From Sphingomonas bisphenolicum, one genomic window encodes:
- a CDS encoding heavy metal-binding domain-containing protein — MSEIIVSTTSRLEGRPAKDYLGIVTGEVIVGANLFRDLFASVRDIVGGRSGAYEDVLQRAREQAIAEMRTRAATLGANAVVGVDLDYEVIGSNGSMLMVSASGTAILY; from the coding sequence ATGTCCGAGATCATCGTCAGCACCACCAGCCGCCTGGAAGGGCGACCGGCGAAGGACTATCTCGGCATCGTCACCGGCGAGGTGATCGTGGGCGCCAATCTGTTTCGCGACCTGTTCGCCAGCGTCCGCGACATCGTGGGCGGGCGGTCGGGCGCTTATGAGGATGTGCTGCAACGCGCCCGCGAACAGGCGATCGCCGAAATGCGCACGCGCGCCGCGACGCTGGGCGCCAATGCCGTGGTCGGCGTCGACCTTGACTATGAAGTCATCGGCTCCAACGGGTCGATGCTGATGGTGTCGGCGTCGGGCACCGCGATCCTCTACTGA
- a CDS encoding dienelactone hydrolase family protein: MAIIRRVTLHDGPDGPFESLAVVDAAAGPLPGVLLFPNVLGAKEADFAYAEKVAALGYAVLVADVFGQGKRTTRADPDAGRYMAELNADRALLRDRANGAHAVLKGLAEVDADRTAAIGFCFGGKCVLDLARSGADISGGVSFHGVYDPTPFPNAPITAKLLVCHGWDDPIAPPEATVGLARELTDAGCDWQIHAYGGTGHAFTDEGVNMPEKGLAYSPSADRRSFRAMTDFLGDLFG; this comes from the coding sequence ATGGCCATCATCCGCCGCGTCACCCTGCATGATGGCCCGGATGGGCCTTTCGAAAGCCTGGCCGTGGTCGACGCAGCCGCCGGCCCGCTGCCGGGGGTGCTGCTCTTCCCCAATGTGCTGGGCGCCAAGGAGGCCGACTTCGCCTATGCGGAAAAGGTCGCGGCGCTCGGCTATGCCGTGCTGGTCGCCGACGTCTTTGGCCAGGGCAAGCGAACCACCCGCGCCGATCCCGATGCCGGGCGCTATATGGCCGAACTGAACGCCGACCGCGCTCTGCTGCGTGACCGGGCGAATGGCGCCCATGCAGTGCTCAAGGGGCTGGCGGAGGTCGATGCCGACCGGACGGCCGCGATCGGCTTCTGCTTCGGCGGCAAATGCGTGCTCGACCTCGCCCGCTCCGGCGCGGACATTAGCGGCGGAGTCAGCTTCCACGGCGTCTATGACCCGACGCCTTTCCCCAACGCGCCGATCACGGCCAAATTGCTGGTCTGCCACGGCTGGGACGACCCGATCGCACCGCCAGAGGCGACCGTGGGTCTGGCCCGCGAATTGACCGATGCGGGCTGCGACTGGCAGATTCACGCCTATGGCGGCACCGGCCACGCCTTCACCGACGAGGGCGTCAATATGCCGGAAAAGGGACTGGCCTATAGCCCAAGCGCCGACCGGCGCAGCTTCCGCGCGATGACGGATTTTCTGGGCGACCTGTTCGGATAA
- the ruvC gene encoding crossover junction endodeoxyribonuclease RuvC, which translates to MILLGLDPGLGTTGWGLIAADGNRLTHIGNGQIKTDSSMALSTRLLALDLALTDLILEHRPDGAAVEEVFVNVNPQSTLKLGQARGVILLNAARSGMEVGEYAARLVKKSVVGVGNASKEQVHAMVSRLLPGAKIVGPDASDALAVAITHAHHLASARRIPTR; encoded by the coding sequence ATGATCCTGCTTGGCCTGGACCCCGGCCTTGGCACCACCGGCTGGGGCCTGATCGCCGCGGATGGCAATCGGCTGACCCATATCGGCAATGGCCAGATCAAGACCGACAGCAGCATGGCGCTCTCGACGCGACTGCTGGCGCTCGACCTGGCGCTGACCGACCTGATCCTCGAACATCGGCCCGATGGCGCCGCAGTCGAGGAGGTGTTCGTCAATGTGAACCCGCAATCGACGCTGAAGCTGGGGCAGGCGCGGGGCGTAATTCTGCTCAATGCCGCGCGATCGGGCATGGAGGTCGGCGAATATGCCGCGCGCCTCGTCAAGAAATCGGTGGTTGGCGTCGGCAATGCGTCGAAGGAGCAGGTCCATGCGATGGTGTCGCGCCTGCTGCCCGGCGCGAAGATCGTGGGGCCGGACGCATCCGATGCGCTGGCGGTGGCGATCACCCACGCCCATCATCTCGCCAGCGCCCGGCGCATTCCGACCCGTTAA
- the ykgO gene encoding type B 50S ribosomal protein L36, which produces MKIRNSLKSLKGRHRDNRVIRRRGRTYVINKTNRRFKARQG; this is translated from the coding sequence ATGAAGATCCGCAACTCGCTCAAGTCGCTCAAGGGCCGCCACCGGGACAACCGCGTGATCCGTCGTCGCGGCCGCACCTACGTCATCAACAAGACCAACCGCCGCTTCAAGGCCCGCCAGGGCTAA
- a CDS encoding 50S ribosomal protein L11 methyltransferase has translation MNDVAPSVQSWKVTLPCTRAEAEALDGDIAAFTLMEHPPVLMTSEATPDGEEEGEDAWQLDAYFEGKPSVAAIKLLKTLVPSAGRVKPVVEALPDEDWVTLSQQGLEPVTAGRFHVRNIASDPELPGHVNLLIEAGRAFGTGQHETTAGCLAMLDRMRRVGMRFAHVADIGTGTGLLAFAAMNLWPRARAIASDIDAVAVEISADNARANGVALGDGAGRLALVTAAGGNHPALIGRAPYDLLIANILAGPLIELAPTLCALVEDGGTIVLAGLLNGQADAVIAAYRAQGMRLAERSDRGEWPTLRLRKRPSIGWKRPRRINPAARGEAPGFGSI, from the coding sequence ATGAACGATGTCGCGCCTTCAGTCCAAAGCTGGAAAGTCACCCTGCCCTGCACCCGCGCCGAAGCCGAAGCGCTGGACGGGGACATCGCCGCCTTCACGCTGATGGAGCATCCGCCGGTGCTGATGACCAGCGAAGCGACGCCCGATGGTGAGGAAGAGGGGGAAGATGCCTGGCAACTCGACGCCTATTTCGAAGGCAAGCCCAGCGTGGCCGCGATCAAGCTGCTCAAGACATTGGTGCCCAGCGCGGGCCGCGTGAAACCCGTTGTCGAGGCGCTGCCCGACGAGGATTGGGTGACGCTGAGCCAGCAGGGGCTGGAGCCTGTCACCGCCGGCCGCTTCCATGTCCGCAACATCGCGAGCGATCCCGAACTGCCCGGCCACGTCAATCTGCTGATCGAGGCGGGCCGCGCCTTCGGCACCGGGCAGCATGAAACGACGGCGGGCTGCCTGGCCATGCTCGACCGGATGCGCCGGGTGGGGATGCGCTTTGCCCATGTCGCCGATATCGGCACCGGCACCGGCCTGCTCGCCTTCGCCGCGATGAACCTGTGGCCCCGCGCCCGCGCCATCGCGTCCGACATCGACGCCGTGGCGGTAGAGATCAGCGCCGACAATGCGCGCGCCAATGGCGTAGCGCTGGGCGACGGGGCGGGCCGGCTGGCGCTGGTGACGGCGGCGGGCGGCAACCATCCCGCGCTGATCGGGCGCGCGCCCTACGACCTGCTGATCGCCAACATATTGGCAGGGCCGCTGATCGAACTGGCCCCGACGCTGTGCGCGCTGGTCGAGGATGGTGGCACCATCGTCCTGGCCGGATTGCTCAACGGGCAGGCGGACGCGGTGATCGCCGCCTATCGTGCGCAGGGAATGCGGCTGGCCGAACGCAGCGACCGCGGCGAATGGCCGACCCTGCGCCTGCGCAAGCGGCCCAGCATCGGCTGGAAACGGCCGCGCCGCATCAATCCGGCCGCGCGGGGCGAAGCGCCCGGCTTCGGTAGTATCTGA
- the pyk gene encoding pyruvate kinase: protein MTKLPPRSRKVRILATLGPASDTPEMIRALFVAGADAFRINMSHGAHEDHAARIAIIRALEKEFQRPTTILGDLQGPKLRVGTFEKGLAILETGAAFILDRDETPGNARRVNLPHPEIYAALVPETRLLLDDGKLVLRVKAIGADRIDTIVEVGGALSNRKGVNVPDVVVPVPALTDKDRRDLSFAMSQGCDWIALSFVQRPEDLAEARKLMGGYGALMAKIEKPSAVQRLEEIIELADGVMVARGDLGVELPPQAVPPLQKQIVATARRMGRPVVVATQMLESMIKSPSPTRAEVSDVATAVYDGADAIMLSAETAAGDWPVEAVTMMDSIAHSVERDPGYFGRLHYTETKPDPTTADALAEAAGNIVAVVGASAITCFTSSGSTVRRVARERPDAPILALTPRTDTARKLGLTWGVHAIRTKDIGTFEEMIGKARRMALRHGMTEKGGKIVVLAGVPFGTPGSTNVLHVTAIRGDELKGRDEG from the coding sequence ATGACGAAGTTACCGCCCCGCTCACGCAAGGTCCGCATCCTGGCGACCCTTGGTCCTGCGAGCGATACGCCCGAAATGATCCGGGCGCTGTTCGTCGCCGGGGCCGACGCCTTCCGCATCAATATGAGCCATGGCGCGCATGAGGATCATGCCGCGCGCATCGCCATCATCCGCGCGCTGGAAAAAGAATTCCAGCGGCCCACGACGATCCTGGGCGACCTGCAGGGACCAAAGCTGCGCGTCGGCACCTTCGAAAAGGGCCTCGCCATATTGGAGACGGGCGCGGCCTTCATCCTCGACCGGGACGAAACGCCGGGCAATGCCCGCCGCGTCAACCTGCCCCATCCCGAAATCTACGCCGCGCTGGTGCCAGAAACCCGGCTGCTGCTGGACGATGGCAAGCTGGTGCTGCGGGTGAAGGCGATCGGCGCCGACCGGATCGACACGATCGTCGAAGTCGGCGGCGCCCTGTCCAACCGCAAGGGCGTAAACGTGCCCGACGTAGTGGTGCCGGTGCCGGCGCTGACCGACAAGGATCGGCGCGACCTCAGCTTCGCGATGAGCCAGGGCTGCGACTGGATTGCCTTGAGCTTCGTGCAGCGGCCCGAGGATCTGGCCGAGGCGCGCAAGCTGATGGGCGGCTATGGCGCGCTGATGGCGAAGATCGAGAAGCCGTCGGCCGTGCAGCGGCTGGAGGAGATTATCGAACTGGCCGACGGCGTGATGGTGGCGCGCGGCGACCTGGGCGTCGAACTGCCGCCGCAGGCCGTGCCGCCGCTCCAGAAGCAGATCGTCGCCACCGCGCGGCGGATGGGACGCCCTGTGGTGGTCGCGACCCAGATGCTCGAATCGATGATCAAGTCCCCCTCCCCCACCCGCGCCGAAGTGTCGGACGTGGCGACGGCGGTCTATGACGGCGCGGACGCGATCATGCTGTCGGCGGAAACCGCGGCGGGCGACTGGCCGGTTGAGGCGGTGACGATGATGGACAGCATCGCGCATAGCGTGGAGCGCGATCCGGGCTATTTCGGCCGGCTCCATTACACCGAGACGAAGCCGGACCCGACCACCGCCGACGCGCTGGCCGAAGCGGCGGGCAATATCGTCGCGGTGGTAGGCGCCAGCGCCATCACCTGCTTCACTTCATCGGGCAGCACGGTGCGCCGCGTCGCGCGCGAACGCCCCGACGCGCCGATCCTGGCGCTGACCCCGCGCACCGACACCGCGCGCAAGCTGGGCCTGACCTGGGGAGTCCACGCCATCCGCACCAAGGATATCGGCACGTTCGAGGAAATGATCGGCAAGGCCCGGCGTATGGCGCTGCGCCACGGCATGACCGAAAAGGGCGGCAAGATCGTGGTGCTGGCCGGCGTTCCCTTCGGCACGCCCGGATCGACCAACGTGCTGCACGTCACGGCGATTCGCGGCGACGAGTTGAAGGGCCGCGACGAGGGCTGA
- the sdhC gene encoding succinate dehydrogenase, cytochrome b556 subunit: MARSNSRPLSPHLTIWKWGPAMAVSIMHRVTGNGLATAGALGLIWWLMAAATGPEAYATFVKCATSPIGYLVMIGLTWFFFQHLFSGLRHFVLDMGAGYELKNNKMWSIATFVASLLVTGFVWLTIFGKAL; the protein is encoded by the coding sequence ATGGCGCGTTCCAACAGCCGGCCGCTCTCGCCGCATTTGACGATCTGGAAATGGGGACCGGCCATGGCCGTGTCCATCATGCACCGCGTGACGGGCAATGGCCTTGCCACCGCCGGCGCGCTCGGCCTCATCTGGTGGCTGATGGCCGCCGCGACCGGTCCGGAGGCCTATGCGACCTTCGTCAAGTGCGCGACATCGCCGATCGGCTATCTGGTGATGATCGGCCTGACCTGGTTCTTCTTCCAGCATCTCTTCTCGGGCCTGCGGCACTTCGTGCTCGACATGGGCGCGGGGTATGAGCTGAAAAATAACAAGATGTGGTCGATCGCGACCTTCGTCGCATCGCTGCTGGTGACCGGCTTCGTCTGGCTCACCATCTTCGGAAAGGCGCTCTGA
- a CDS encoding YebC/PmpR family DNA-binding transcriptional regulator, producing MAGHSKFKNIMHRKGAQDKKRSSMFSKLSREITVAAKMGMPDPDMNPRLRLAVNAAKAQSMPKDNIQRAIDKANAAGGENYEEVRYEGYGPAGIAIIVEALTDNRNRTATNIRTAFSKNGGNLGASGAVSHGFDRVGLISYPASAGDADAIFEAALEAGAEDVSSNEDEHEIWTAMDALHEVAKALEAKLGAADSAKLAWKPQITVDVDEANAATLMKLVDTLEDDDDVQTVWGNYEVSDAVMEKLG from the coding sequence ATGGCAGGCCATTCCAAATTCAAGAACATCATGCATCGCAAGGGCGCGCAGGACAAGAAGCGCTCTTCGATGTTCTCCAAGCTCAGCCGCGAAATCACGGTCGCGGCCAAGATGGGCATGCCCGACCCGGACATGAACCCGCGTCTGCGCCTGGCGGTCAACGCCGCCAAGGCCCAGTCCATGCCCAAGGATAATATCCAGCGCGCGATCGACAAGGCGAACGCGGCGGGCGGCGAGAATTACGAGGAAGTGCGTTACGAGGGCTATGGTCCCGCCGGTATCGCCATCATCGTCGAGGCGCTGACCGACAACCGTAATCGCACGGCAACCAACATCCGCACCGCCTTTTCCAAAAATGGCGGCAATCTGGGTGCGTCGGGTGCGGTCAGCCATGGTTTCGACCGGGTCGGCCTGATCAGCTATCCGGCGAGCGCGGGGGACGCCGACGCGATCTTCGAAGCGGCGCTGGAAGCGGGCGCGGAGGACGTGTCGTCCAACGAGGACGAGCATGAAATCTGGACCGCCATGGACGCCCTTCACGAGGTCGCCAAGGCGCTGGAAGCCAAGCTGGGCGCCGCCGACAGCGCGAAGCTCGCCTGGAAGCCGCAGATCACCGTCGATGTCGATGAAGCCAATGCCGCCACGCTGATGAAGCTGGTCGACACGCTGGAGGATGACGACGACGTCCAGACCGTCTGGGGCAATTATGAAGTGTCCGATGCTGTGATGGAGAAGCTGGGTTGA
- a CDS encoding M14 family metallopeptidase, with protein sequence MSISISSGFDSGNIRVLSIADTPAGVRAVLEIVTDHQSDFYQWFHFRLANAAGREVELAIVNAAGSAYPDGWAGYSARVSEDRDNWVQADTSYADGMLTIRLEPDSNAVWIAYFAPYSMERHHDLIAWAATQPGVEHRELGLTLDGQPLDLLTIGDGPKQIWLYARQHPGETMAQWWMEGALERLCDEEDAVARLLRRQATIHLIPNMNPDGSRRGHLRTNAVGVNLNREWHEPTAERSPEVLMARNAMDETGVDFAMDVHGDEAIPAVFIAGFEGIPSITDRQVALYHRYRDTLAARTPDFQTRLGYPVAGAGKANLSMSTNQLAERFGAVAMTLEMPFKDNDDLPDADFGWSPARSIQLAKDCLAVLAEMIEDI encoded by the coding sequence ATGAGCATCAGCATTTCCAGCGGCTTCGACAGCGGCAATATTCGCGTCCTCTCCATCGCCGACACGCCGGCCGGCGTCCGCGCCGTGCTGGAGATCGTGACGGATCACCAGAGCGACTTCTACCAATGGTTCCATTTCCGGCTCGCCAATGCGGCGGGCCGCGAAGTGGAACTGGCGATCGTGAACGCGGCGGGATCGGCCTATCCCGACGGCTGGGCCGGTTACAGCGCGCGGGTGAGCGAGGATCGCGACAATTGGGTCCAGGCCGACACAAGCTATGCCGACGGCATGCTGACGATCCGGCTGGAGCCGGACAGCAATGCGGTATGGATCGCCTATTTCGCGCCCTATTCGATGGAGCGGCACCACGACCTCATCGCCTGGGCCGCGACCCAGCCGGGCGTCGAACATCGCGAACTGGGGCTGACCCTGGACGGCCAGCCGCTCGACCTGCTGACGATCGGCGACGGACCGAAGCAGATCTGGCTCTATGCGCGCCAGCATCCCGGCGAGACGATGGCGCAATGGTGGATGGAAGGCGCGCTGGAGCGGCTGTGCGACGAGGAAGATGCGGTGGCCCGCCTGCTGCGCCGACAAGCGACGATCCATCTGATCCCCAATATGAACCCGGATGGCAGCCGCCGCGGCCATCTGCGCACCAATGCGGTCGGCGTGAACCTCAATCGCGAATGGCATGAGCCGACGGCCGAGCGCAGCCCCGAAGTGCTGATGGCGCGCAATGCGATGGACGAGACCGGCGTCGATTTCGCCATGGACGTCCATGGCGACGAGGCGATTCCCGCGGTGTTCATCGCGGGTTTCGAGGGTATCCCGTCGATCACCGATCGGCAGGTCGCGCTCTATCACCGCTATCGCGACACGTTGGCGGCCCGCACCCCGGATTTCCAGACGCGGCTGGGCTATCCGGTGGCGGGCGCGGGCAAGGCGAACCTGTCCATGTCCACTAACCAGCTCGCCGAACGCTTCGGCGCGGTGGCGATGACGCTGGAGATGCCGTTCAAGGATAATGACGACCTGCCGGACGCCGATTTCGGCTGGTCTCCGGCGCGGTCGATCCAGCTCGCCAAGGATTGCCTGGCGGTGCTGGCGGAGATGATCGAGGATATTTGA
- a CDS encoding DUF2312 domain-containing protein: MSEPNVAADQLRLFIERIERLEEEKKGIGDDIKDVYLEAKANGYDGKIMRQIVRLRKMQPHDRQEMEAILQTYLAALGME; the protein is encoded by the coding sequence ATGAGCGAACCCAATGTCGCCGCCGACCAGCTACGCCTCTTCATAGAGCGCATCGAGCGCCTGGAAGAGGAAAAGAAGGGTATCGGCGACGATATCAAGGACGTCTATCTGGAAGCCAAGGCCAACGGCTATGACGGCAAGATCATGCGCCAGATCGTCCGCCTGCGGAAGATGCAGCCGCATGACCGCCAGGAAATGGAAGCCATCCTCCAGACCTATCTTGCTGCGCTGGGGATGGAATAA
- a CDS encoding methyl-accepting chemotaxis protein, translated as MPSSLSSATATSDFLAEVDPNGDVARAAREVGDLIGDDLGSVGAAFFTSYMRETGLQDRLGSGVIARIEREADTYVREKLMHFAEGRWARSAADCVRHARKHDVSVRAVLNAVANANERVTDLIWERCHDDAPRCRRLLRMMLQIAMIDSGFMSNVLATDQAEAQRAERQRYGTLFEQRIVGEIDGASKLGESLREQAKDASAATRGMLGKASEVAAAAEQSALAMREAARTSAGLIRAIEDARTEVESAAEVAQRASAQSGDAVSMSSTLSDHAKSIESILGLIRDIAGQTNLLALNATIEAARAGDAGRGFAVVAQEVKSLANQTARATDEIAGKIADIQASTRQSVETNERIRDTVGEVKASAERIRHAMDAQAQTVTMITAAVDETALAADSMSTTISAIRQDTEVVASEIDQLERGFVSVEGKLASLRNASSDFGRQVA; from the coding sequence ATGCCGTCCAGTCTTTCTTCCGCCACCGCCACATCGGATTTTCTGGCGGAAGTCGATCCCAACGGCGATGTCGCCCGCGCCGCGCGCGAAGTGGGCGACCTGATCGGCGATGATCTGGGCAGCGTGGGCGCCGCCTTCTTCACCAGCTATATGCGCGAAACCGGCCTTCAGGACCGGCTGGGCAGCGGCGTCATCGCCCGAATCGAACGCGAAGCCGATACTTATGTCCGCGAAAAGCTGATGCATTTCGCGGAGGGGCGCTGGGCGCGGTCGGCTGCCGACTGCGTGCGCCACGCCCGCAAGCATGACGTATCGGTGCGCGCGGTCCTGAACGCGGTCGCCAATGCCAACGAACGCGTCACCGACCTGATCTGGGAACGGTGCCATGATGATGCGCCGCGCTGTCGCCGGTTGCTGCGCATGATGCTGCAGATCGCGATGATCGATTCGGGTTTCATGAGCAATGTGCTGGCCACCGACCAGGCCGAAGCGCAGCGCGCCGAACGCCAGCGTTACGGCACGCTGTTCGAACAGCGGATCGTCGGTGAGATCGACGGCGCGTCGAAACTGGGCGAATCGCTGCGCGAACAGGCCAAGGATGCGTCCGCCGCCACGCGCGGCATGCTGGGCAAGGCGTCCGAAGTGGCGGCCGCCGCCGAACAATCCGCCCTCGCCATGCGCGAAGCCGCCCGCACCTCCGCCGGGCTCATCCGCGCTATCGAGGATGCCCGCACCGAAGTCGAAAGCGCGGCAGAGGTCGCCCAGCGCGCCTCCGCCCAGTCGGGGGATGCGGTGTCCATGTCTTCCACCCTGTCCGACCATGCCAAGTCGATCGAATCGATCCTGGGCCTGATCCGCGACATTGCAGGGCAAACCAACCTGCTCGCGCTCAACGCCACGATCGAGGCCGCCCGCGCCGGTGACGCCGGGCGCGGCTTCGCCGTCGTCGCGCAGGAAGTGAAGAGCCTGGCCAACCAGACCGCCCGCGCCACCGACGAGATCGCCGGCAAGATCGCCGATATCCAGGCATCGACCCGCCAGTCGGTCGAAACCAACGAACGCATCCGCGACACGGTGGGCGAGGTCAAGGCCAGCGCCGAGCGCATCCGCCACGCCATGGATGCGCAGGCGCAGACCGTGACCATGATCACCGCCGCGGTCGACGAAACCGCGCTGGCCGCCGATTCGATGTCGACCACCATTTCCGCGATCCGCCAGGACACCGAAGTGGTGGCGTCGGAAATCGACCAGCTCGAACGCGGCTTCGTCAGCGTCGAGGGCAAGCTCGCCAGCCTGCGCAACGCTTCGTCCGACTTCGGTCGGCAGGTAGCCTAA
- a CDS encoding DUF1244 domain-containing protein → MTDSIVTDAVAATAFRRLVAHLQHRTDVENIDLMGLAGFCRNCLADWIAEADGEMTRDQAREIIHGMPFSEWKDRHQGEATPQQIAKMQESVAKNADRH, encoded by the coding sequence ATGACCGACAGCATAGTCACAGATGCCGTGGCCGCAACCGCCTTCCGCCGTCTGGTCGCGCATTTGCAGCACCGCACCGACGTCGAGAATATCGATCTGATGGGGTTGGCGGGCTTTTGCCGCAACTGCCTGGCCGACTGGATCGCGGAAGCGGACGGTGAGATGACGCGCGATCAGGCGCGCGAAATCATCCACGGCATGCCTTTTTCGGAATGGAAGGACCGGCATCAGGGCGAAGCGACACCGCAACAGATCGCAAAGATGCAGGAGAGTGTGGCGAAGAACGCGGACAGGCATTAG